One Bacteroidota bacterium genomic window carries:
- a CDS encoding SLBB domain-containing protein: protein MKQFLLLLFLLSPLLMAQKDKTPMGVNEGKLSVSIVGNPQLAGSFPAAPGERVDQFLTRVMYNAAVEKATICLRNIKLKRETGEILTIDIQKFRINGDVNQNPYLKNDDVIILPIADFKAIYYEIEGAVNNAGRYHFVEGDNLQDAIYYALGNSSAFQGYDSTTIYRLSYDRTKMEKIRVATNSNIKLQNRDRIVVGDEQPFMDDFKILVIGEVNRPGYVPFGRKQQTLKDALELAGGLTPTASLNNIRLLKSKNLPSSVIRAYYGVDAPREKVDMQEDKNVVDIQKFMAELSSLDFLNLYRLSGLNERDTSYLKLEAQLNFYNNSQLIDLTVKNDTLRTFYENYRVQMGDIIVVSSLPIGINMVGQVPYPGWIPYSPGMDFQYYIRQAGGLNDYANPDDIMVIKGNTKQWHAAKDFRGTLEPGDYIYVPKEPQRSFWSYLTDTALVLGIIGNIATLAILFINVMK, encoded by the coding sequence ATGAAGCAATTTCTGTTGTTGCTCTTCCTGCTGTCGCCTCTTCTAATGGCGCAAAAGGATAAAACCCCTATGGGAGTTAACGAGGGGAAGCTGAGCGTCAGCATCGTTGGGAATCCTCAGCTTGCAGGTTCTTTTCCCGCAGCGCCCGGTGAGAGAGTCGACCAGTTCCTCACCAGAGTAATGTATAATGCTGCTGTGGAAAAAGCCACCATCTGCCTCCGAAATATAAAATTGAAGAGGGAAACGGGTGAGATTCTCACAATTGACATTCAAAAATTCCGGATTAATGGTGATGTCAACCAGAACCCCTACCTTAAAAACGATGATGTGATCATCCTTCCGATTGCCGATTTTAAGGCAATCTATTACGAGATTGAGGGGGCTGTAAACAACGCGGGCAGGTACCACTTCGTTGAAGGTGACAATCTGCAGGATGCCATCTATTACGCACTCGGAAACAGCTCCGCTTTTCAGGGTTACGACTCCACTACCATCTACAGGTTGAGTTACGACAGAACCAAAATGGAAAAAATACGAGTTGCAACCAATTCAAACATTAAACTGCAAAACCGTGACCGAATTGTGGTTGGTGATGAACAACCATTTATGGATGACTTTAAAATCCTTGTTATTGGTGAGGTAAACCGACCCGGTTATGTCCCTTTTGGAAGAAAACAGCAGACCCTCAAGGATGCACTCGAACTCGCAGGGGGACTGACTCCAACGGCTTCTCTTAATAACATCCGTCTCCTTAAAAGCAAAAACCTCCCCTCAAGCGTTATCCGCGCATACTATGGTGTAGATGCTCCAAGAGAAAAGGTGGATATGCAGGAGGATAAAAATGTCGTGGATATTCAAAAATTTATGGCTGAGCTGAGTTCTCTCGATTTTCTCAATCTTTACAGACTCTCGGGTCTGAACGAGAGGGATACCTCATACCTCAAACTCGAAGCTCAATTGAATTTTTACAACAACAGCCAGTTGATAGATTTGACCGTCAAAAATGACACCCTGAGGACTTTCTATGAAAATTATCGTGTCCAGATGGGTGACATCATTGTGGTCTCCAGTCTTCCGATTGGAATAAACATGGTCGGGCAGGTTCCATATCCCGGTTGGATTCCATACTCCCCGGGAATGGATTTTCAGTATTACATCCGTCAGGCAGGGGGATTGAACGACTATGCGAATCCTGATGACATCATGGTAATCAAAGGGAACACCAAACAATGGCACGCTGCAAAAGATTTTAGAGGGACTCTGGAACCGGGTGACTATATCTATGTTCCAAAAGAGCCTCAGCGTTCCTTCTGGTCCTACCTTACTGATACGGCTCTCGTGCTGGGAATCATAGGAAACATTGCCACACTCGCCATTCTCTTCATCAATGTGATGAAATGA
- a CDS encoding alanine racemase, which produces MADKKRYERPVVLKQFSGFMNKFGSRPVNTPKTNIDGVAVSELTTKYGSPLFVISERKIRENQKKANRIFKTRYPKVQFAWSYKTNYLNAVCSVFHQEGSWAEVVSGFEYDKARRLGVKGERILFNGPDKDKVSLKRAINEGAKIHIDHFDELYDIIELAEETGKKAQVAIRVNMDTGIYPKWDRFGFNYENGEAKQALRRIITSSGLNLVGLHTHIGTYMMSADAYKIAGDKMVELASWLKKEYNHLLDYIDLGGGFPSNNTLNGQYLPAEQILPSIEQFADAITTSLLELPYAKDELPMLVLETGRALIDDTAHLLSTVLAMKRLSDGRRAMIIDAGVNLLFTRFWYKHQITPAQDSGMMTEDTAIYGPLCMNIDCIAESITLPVMKKGDQLVIDYVGAYDMTQWMQFIQMRPNVVMIMEDKTVELIREAETIDYLMTNERIPEKLKNFKL; this is translated from the coding sequence ATGGCAGATAAAAAAAGATACGAACGCCCCGTAGTGCTGAAACAGTTTTCGGGATTTATGAATAAATTTGGTTCAAGACCCGTAAACACACCAAAAACAAATATTGATGGGGTTGCTGTAAGCGAGCTCACAACAAAATACGGCTCTCCTCTTTTCGTTATCTCTGAAAGGAAAATCAGGGAAAATCAAAAAAAGGCAAACAGAATTTTTAAAACCCGCTACCCAAAAGTGCAGTTCGCCTGGTCATACAAAACAAACTACCTGAATGCAGTCTGCTCCGTCTTCCACCAGGAAGGCTCATGGGCGGAAGTGGTGTCAGGATTTGAATATGACAAAGCACGCCGTCTTGGTGTGAAAGGGGAACGAATCCTCTTCAACGGTCCTGATAAGGACAAAGTATCACTCAAAAGAGCCATTAACGAAGGTGCAAAGATACATATCGACCACTTTGACGAGCTTTATGACATAATTGAGCTTGCAGAGGAAACGGGGAAAAAAGCCCAGGTGGCTATCAGGGTAAACATGGATACCGGAATTTATCCAAAGTGGGACAGATTCGGCTTTAACTATGAGAACGGCGAAGCAAAACAGGCTCTTCGGAGAATTATTACATCCTCCGGATTGAATCTTGTCGGTCTGCACACCCACATCGGCACCTATATGATGAGCGCTGACGCTTACAAAATTGCAGGCGATAAAATGGTTGAACTTGCTTCCTGGCTCAAAAAGGAATACAACCATCTTCTCGACTACATCGATCTTGGTGGTGGATTCCCCTCGAACAACACACTGAACGGCCAGTATCTTCCCGCAGAACAGATTTTGCCTTCGATCGAGCAGTTTGCAGATGCAATCACCACTTCCCTGTTGGAGCTCCCTTATGCAAAAGATGAATTGCCGATGCTCGTTCTTGAAACGGGCAGAGCCCTGATTGACGACACAGCACATCTTCTCTCCACTGTTCTTGCCATGAAACGGCTTTCAGACGGCAGAAGAGCCATGATCATTGATGCAGGTGTGAATCTCCTCTTCACACGATTCTGGTATAAACATCAGATTACTCCCGCTCAGGACAGTGGAATGATGACCGAGGATACTGCCATCTACGGACCCCTTTGTATGAATATCGACTGCATTGCGGAGAGCATTACACTTCCTGTAATGAAAAAAGGTGATCAACTGGTTATAGATTATGTCGGTGCATACGATATGACCCAATGGATGCAGTTTATCCAGATGAGACCGAATGTGGTCATGATCATGGAAGATAAAACAGTCGAACTGATCAGAGAAGCAGAGACGATTGACTATTTGATGACAAACGAAAGAATCCCTGAAAAACTTAAGAACTTCAAACTGTAA
- the rfbB gene encoding dTDP-glucose 4,6-dehydratase, with amino-acid sequence MKNILVTGAAGFIGSNFVNALLKKRDDIFIVNLDKLTYAGNLENLKASENHKNYRFVKGDIANPELVEYVFQKYNIKFVVNFAAESHVDRSILGSKVFYETNVIGTNVLLETARRFEVERFLQVSTDEVYGSLGATGYFTETTPISPNSPYSSSKAAADMMVQAFYHTYGMPVLTTRCSNNYGPFQFPEKLIPLMIINTLNGKKLPVYGDGLNVRDWIYVLDHNYAIETVLEKGKPGEVYNIGAKNEMTNIEIVKLILNHLGKGEEMIEYVKDRPGHDRRYAIDNTKIETELGWTPEFSFETAIGETIDWYLNNKEWWQRIISGEYEKYYSQLYGKR; translated from the coding sequence ATGAAAAACATTCTGGTTACAGGAGCCGCAGGATTTATCGGCAGCAATTTTGTTAATGCACTTTTGAAAAAAAGAGATGACATTTTTATAGTAAATCTCGATAAACTGACTTACGCAGGCAACCTCGAAAATCTTAAAGCTTCTGAAAATCATAAAAATTACAGATTTGTCAAAGGTGACATTGCAAATCCAGAACTGGTTGAATATGTCTTTCAGAAGTATAACATAAAATTCGTCGTCAATTTCGCTGCAGAATCACATGTCGACAGAAGCATCCTCGGTTCAAAAGTGTTTTATGAAACCAATGTAATCGGAACCAATGTACTGCTCGAAACTGCCCGCAGATTTGAAGTGGAGAGATTCCTTCAGGTTTCCACCGATGAGGTGTACGGCTCACTTGGAGCTACCGGTTACTTCACCGAAACCACACCAATCTCACCAAACAGCCCTTATTCTTCGAGCAAAGCTGCCGCCGATATGATGGTTCAGGCATTTTACCACACTTACGGCATGCCCGTGCTCACAACCAGATGCTCCAACAACTACGGACCTTTCCAGTTCCCCGAAAAACTTATCCCCCTTATGATCATAAACACCCTCAACGGCAAGAAACTTCCCGTTTACGGCGACGGTCTGAATGTGAGAGACTGGATTTATGTTCTCGACCACAACTACGCAATTGAGACTGTCCTCGAAAAAGGCAAACCCGGCGAGGTCTATAATATCGGTGCAAAAAATGAAATGACCAACATAGAAATCGTTAAACTCATTCTTAATCATCTCGGCAAAGGCGAAGAGATGATCGAGTATGTGAAGGACAGACCCGGACACGACCGCCGTTATGCCATCGACAACACAAAAATTGAAACCGAACTCGGCTGGACTCCTGAATTTTCCTTTGAAACCGCCATCGGTGAAACTATTGACTGGTATCTGAACAACAAGGAATGGTGGCAACGGATCATCTCAGGCGAATATGAAAAATATTATTCACAACTCTATGGAAAGAGGTAG
- a CDS encoding PqqD family protein, with product MRQFEVPGYAAVSDTGFVFLGNTGETFNMNEIAKEIYEMIHRNHNTDEIFTYILQNYEVDKQTFERDFEDYINRLLSFGLVKEI from the coding sequence ATGCGTCAGTTTGAAGTGCCCGGATATGCGGCTGTAAGTGATACAGGTTTTGTGTTCCTTGGAAATACCGGTGAAACCTTTAATATGAATGAGATTGCGAAAGAGATATATGAAATGATCCACCGGAACCACAATACCGATGAGATATTCACCTACATTCTTCAAAATTATGAAGTTGACAAACAAACCTTTGAAAGGGATTTCGAAGATTACATTAATCGATTATTATCTTTTGGACTTGTAAAAGAGATATGA
- a CDS encoding T9SS type A sorting domain-containing protein produces the protein MKKYLLLSFALFSFTLLPQFQLQWTSSGLPYSKLSGWMNFEKQGDNWLKRIYTIDSTRFDIMQTGFSTTVQYSYIFSNPERLAGAQLYSLQQDLNGNNFVDAYILAYNGVSTNYRQSFKIVDLASGDVLMEKNDPNYYYNYPSVADINNDGLLELIVVKYEYPLFANFFYEIYSTGATGVGADGKMEYGFKLMQNYPNPFNPETKIEFSLEKASPVSLVVYDLNGAKVKTLLQNEMPAGLQSVHWDGSNDSGIRVPTGVYMYTLTTGNTSQTKKMIILK, from the coding sequence ATGAAAAAATATTTGCTGCTTTCATTTGCACTTTTTTCATTCACACTTCTGCCACAGTTTCAATTACAATGGACTTCTTCGGGGCTTCCCTACTCAAAGCTTTCGGGTTGGATGAACTTTGAGAAACAGGGAGACAACTGGTTAAAAAGAATTTATACCATAGACAGCACACGGTTCGATATAATGCAAACCGGCTTTTCAACCACTGTGCAGTACTCATACATTTTTAGCAATCCCGAGAGACTTGCAGGGGCACAGTTGTATTCACTCCAGCAGGATTTGAACGGGAATAACTTTGTAGATGCATACATTCTCGCTTACAACGGAGTTTCCACCAATTACAGACAGTCCTTTAAAATAGTCGATCTGGCATCAGGTGATGTGCTCATGGAAAAGAATGACCCGAACTACTATTACAACTATCCCAGTGTTGCAGACATAAACAACGACGGCTTGCTCGAGTTGATAGTTGTAAAGTATGAATATCCTCTTTTTGCCAATTTTTTCTATGAAATCTATTCAACGGGAGCAACCGGAGTTGGTGCCGACGGAAAAATGGAATACGGTTTCAAATTGATGCAAAACTATCCAAACCCCTTTAATCCCGAGACAAAAATAGAATTCAGCCTCGAAAAGGCATCACCCGTTTCGCTCGTGGTTTATGATTTGAACGGAGCCAAAGTAAAAACATTGCTCCAAAATGAAATGCCTGCAGGTCTGCAGAGTGTTCATTGGGACGGTTCAAACGATTCCGGCATACGGGTGCCTACCGGCGTTTACATGTACACACTCACGACGGGCAACACTTCCCAAACAAAAAAAATGATCATTCTTAAATAG
- a CDS encoding transglutaminase domain-containing protein produces the protein MKILTAVFFLMLLSIESFPQSGFKNVDDLFKNGEFKKAASEIYSLLSDNKLSPAQVYDLRFTLDLMERIKKDFTKSREEVKAFLIKYYPAVTDEQLDAWEAKRALEVKLIDGEKKYFKLAARNLFRIDRDAKKRWEEVEGKSPDLLDEFLLDLLPDVIKESKKRETRLVNPVTIKVKYTLTVKPNAVPPGEIVRCWLPYPAEVRDRQTGVEFISANYENFVIAPYTATHRSIYLEAPAEKDSPLVFEVEYKFKSYSEFNNIDFTKKYTIDTTSDLYDIYTAERLPHIPFTDELKALSGRIIGTETEPVKKFKLIYEWINDNIPWAGALEYSTIPDIASYCHQNMHGDCGIQSLLFITLCRMNGIPAKWQSGWMLHPPEVNLHDWAEVYFNETGWIPVDQSFKLKPSDDPVVRYYYLGNTDNYHFIVNDDFSGEFFPAKIHPRSETVDFQRGEVEWRGGNLYFDKWNYNIYLDYTSEN, from the coding sequence ATGAAAATTTTAACAGCGGTCTTTTTTTTGATGCTACTCTCAATTGAATCGTTTCCACAATCAGGTTTCAAAAATGTTGATGATCTGTTTAAAAACGGAGAGTTTAAGAAAGCTGCTTCAGAAATTTACAGCCTTCTTTCCGACAATAAACTCTCGCCCGCTCAGGTCTATGACCTGAGGTTCACGCTCGACCTTATGGAAAGGATAAAAAAAGATTTTACCAAATCGAGAGAGGAAGTTAAAGCTTTTCTCATTAAATATTATCCTGCCGTTACTGATGAACAGTTGGATGCATGGGAAGCAAAAAGGGCTCTCGAAGTGAAGCTGATTGATGGTGAGAAAAAATACTTCAAACTCGCAGCGAGAAACCTTTTCAGAATTGACAGGGATGCAAAAAAAAGGTGGGAGGAAGTTGAAGGGAAATCACCCGATCTGCTCGATGAGTTCCTGCTGGATCTGCTCCCCGATGTGATAAAAGAGAGCAAAAAAAGGGAGACCAGACTCGTTAATCCCGTAACGATAAAGGTAAAATATACCCTGACTGTTAAGCCAAATGCAGTGCCACCGGGTGAAATTGTGCGTTGCTGGCTCCCCTATCCCGCCGAGGTTCGTGACAGACAGACGGGTGTTGAATTTATCTCGGCAAATTATGAAAATTTTGTGATCGCCCCTTATACAGCGACACACCGGTCGATCTATCTGGAGGCTCCCGCTGAAAAAGACAGCCCTCTGGTTTTTGAAGTGGAGTATAAATTTAAGTCCTACTCGGAGTTTAACAACATCGATTTTACGAAAAAATACACAATCGACACCACTTCCGACCTTTATGACATTTATACTGCCGAAAGACTGCCGCATATCCCGTTCACGGATGAGTTGAAGGCTCTGTCCGGGAGGATTATCGGAACTGAAACCGAACCTGTAAAGAAATTTAAATTGATCTATGAGTGGATCAACGACAATATCCCGTGGGCAGGGGCTCTCGAATACTCGACTATTCCCGATATCGCGTCCTATTGCCACCAAAACATGCATGGCGACTGCGGAATTCAGTCCCTCCTCTTCATAACACTCTGCAGAATGAACGGAATTCCTGCGAAATGGCAGAGTGGCTGGATGCTCCACCCTCCGGAGGTGAACCTTCACGATTGGGCAGAGGTTTACTTTAATGAGACAGGATGGATTCCCGTTGATCAATCGTTCAAACTGAAACCTTCAGATGATCCTGTTGTCAGATATTACTATCTTGGAAATACTGATAACTACCATTTTATAGTGAATGACGATTTTTCGGGAGAATTCTTCCCGGCAAAAATCCACCCGCGAAGTGAAACAGTCGATTTCCAGCGGGGTGAAGTTGAATGGAGAGGTGGTAACCTCTACTTCGACAAGTGGAATTACAACATTTATTTAGATTATACATCAGAAAACTGA
- a CDS encoding ATP-grasp domain-containing protein — translation MKIAVTGLNATDNPGPGIPVMRSLQEAGIPDLKLIGFIYDSLEPGIYMDNAADKCYQIPYPSSGLDALYDRIAYIHSIEKIDMIIPTLDSELYGFVKLEPRLNALGIRTFLPTVEQLNIRGKDKLFGFCKANGIAVPKNTLATTIQDLYSIPSEFSYPVVIKGIFYEAYIANNFEEATAHFKKLANKWGYPIIIQEFVKGSEYNVVALGDGEGGMTGAVPMKKLYITDKGKGWSGVTITEPALLEISRKVISKIKWKSGMELEFMKSETTGEYYLLEINPRFPAWVYLAPGAGQNLPGAMVRMANGEKVTPFTNYTVGKMFVRCSWDLLADVSRLAQISTLGVI, via the coding sequence ATGAAAATAGCAGTAACCGGCTTAAACGCCACAGATAATCCCGGTCCCGGCATTCCGGTAATGCGAAGCCTGCAGGAAGCCGGTATTCCCGACCTTAAGTTAATAGGCTTCATCTACGATTCCCTTGAACCGGGAATTTATATGGACAATGCTGCAGACAAGTGCTACCAGATTCCATATCCTTCATCCGGATTGGATGCTCTTTACGACAGGATAGCTTATATCCACAGTATCGAAAAAATCGATATGATAATCCCCACACTCGACAGTGAGCTCTACGGATTTGTAAAACTCGAACCGAGACTGAACGCACTCGGCATCAGGACATTTCTGCCAACTGTGGAGCAGCTCAACATAAGAGGGAAAGACAAGTTGTTCGGTTTTTGCAAAGCCAACGGTATTGCGGTGCCAAAAAACACCCTCGCAACAACGATACAGGACCTCTACTCGATCCCCTCCGAGTTCAGCTATCCGGTGGTGATAAAGGGAATATTCTACGAGGCTTACATTGCAAACAATTTTGAAGAGGCAACCGCCCACTTCAAAAAACTTGCGAATAAATGGGGCTATCCGATTATCATTCAGGAGTTTGTAAAAGGTTCTGAATATAATGTGGTTGCTCTCGGTGACGGTGAAGGCGGAATGACCGGAGCGGTGCCGATGAAAAAACTCTATATTACCGACAAAGGAAAGGGATGGTCAGGAGTTACGATCACCGAGCCGGCACTTCTTGAAATTTCGAGGAAAGTAATCTCGAAAATCAAATGGAAGAGTGGCATGGAACTCGAGTTTATGAAATCAGAAACAACGGGAGAATATTATCTCCTTGAAATTAACCCGAGATTCCCTGCATGGGTTTATCTTGCACCCGGAGCGGGTCAGAACCTTCCCGGTGCCATGGTTAGAATGGCAAACGGTGAGAAGGTTACCCCTTTCACAAATTACACAGTAGGCAAAATGTTTGTAAGATGCTCTTGGGACCTGCTCGCAGATGTCTCCAGACTTGCTCAAATTTCCACCTTAGGAGTTATTTAA
- a CDS encoding urea transporter has protein sequence MQFFLNSVFFSYSQILFSNRRWLGAVVLMATFASPKIALMSLLGVILSNYTAYLLRFEPAKIESGFYGFNGILFGAATVFYYELTPLFLLLIPLFVVISFLISAVLENHLAVTFNLPGLSLPFVITVFIYIIFLGNYSDIQLAQNGTDANYFPFLPLLVKNYFKSLALIYFQPNIITGVIIALAILAFSRALFVLSITSFFLSGLVLQLLLPGQSESLAIIVGFNAIITSFALGGSLVLPSGKSFMLTLFATAVIVLMTGFFSILLTGYGLPVLVLPFNFVTLATIYSLKFRKDQTDLVLLYFKPGSPEENLYYHQNRKARFDNFKLFFPELPVWGEWTVSQAFAGEYTHKDKWRYAWDFILTEDGKQYENEGDVVEDYFCYGLPVCAPLHGKVVKVVDGIPDNVIGESNIAKNWGNTIVIDHSEGLYSALSHLKPGSIKVEEGQIVDKGDIIAACGNSGRSPYPHLHFQFQIDDTIGGHTHKFPFAFYLEKSEGELALKSFDYPKVNSMVQNLEKHKTLAKAFDFRFGETFKFEFHHKGETKVEEWKIGIDITSTKFIESSAGAVAYIYTSGKVFYFSSFSGNRDSALYWFYLAAMQAPLSYHEGLIWEDSYSISELPVGFVRFLSEFFIFFGTYIHSKGNFKYHKNEDEKEMRLKGEISLAGNFLFAWFNRHYKTEVVINDDGQIESFSFDQQGKDMIFVKSIINEDEDK, from the coding sequence GTGCAATTCTTTCTGAATTCAGTTTTCTTCAGCTACAGCCAGATTCTGTTTTCCAACAGGAGGTGGCTGGGGGCTGTTGTGCTCATGGCAACTTTCGCATCCCCCAAAATCGCTCTTATGTCGCTCCTTGGGGTGATTCTGAGCAATTATACTGCTTACCTGCTCCGGTTTGAACCGGCAAAGATAGAATCGGGATTCTACGGGTTCAACGGAATTCTCTTCGGGGCAGCAACCGTATTCTATTACGAACTTACCCCTTTGTTCCTTCTCCTCATTCCGCTATTCGTGGTTATTTCGTTTCTTATATCTGCTGTACTCGAGAATCATCTTGCGGTTACTTTTAATCTGCCGGGGCTAAGTCTCCCTTTTGTGATTACGGTTTTTATTTATATCATATTTCTGGGGAATTATTCAGACATTCAACTCGCTCAAAACGGGACGGATGCCAATTATTTCCCGTTTTTACCTCTTTTGGTGAAAAATTATTTCAAGTCGCTTGCCCTGATTTACTTTCAACCGAACATCATTACCGGTGTGATCATTGCACTGGCGATTCTTGCTTTCTCCAGGGCTTTGTTCGTTCTCAGTATCACCTCCTTTTTCCTCTCCGGTCTGGTGCTTCAGTTGCTCCTTCCGGGACAGTCTGAAAGTCTTGCAATAATTGTCGGATTTAACGCCATTATTACCTCTTTTGCCCTTGGCGGAAGTCTCGTCCTCCCCTCGGGGAAGAGTTTTATGCTGACTCTTTTTGCGACTGCGGTGATCGTTCTTATGACAGGTTTTTTCTCGATTCTCCTGACAGGTTACGGATTGCCTGTGCTTGTGCTCCCCTTTAATTTTGTAACACTTGCCACCATCTACAGTCTGAAATTCAGAAAAGACCAGACTGATCTTGTGTTGCTCTACTTCAAACCGGGTTCACCTGAAGAGAATCTCTATTACCATCAGAACAGAAAAGCAAGATTCGACAATTTTAAGCTTTTCTTCCCTGAACTCCCAGTTTGGGGTGAGTGGACCGTCTCTCAGGCGTTCGCTGGTGAATATACCCACAAGGACAAATGGAGATATGCATGGGATTTCATTCTCACAGAGGACGGCAAGCAGTATGAGAACGAGGGCGATGTGGTGGAAGACTATTTTTGCTACGGACTTCCGGTATGTGCCCCCTTGCACGGCAAGGTTGTAAAAGTGGTTGACGGAATTCCTGATAATGTAATTGGTGAATCGAACATTGCAAAAAACTGGGGAAACACCATTGTAATCGACCACAGCGAAGGCCTTTATTCAGCCCTCTCACACCTTAAACCGGGGTCGATAAAAGTGGAGGAAGGTCAAATCGTCGATAAAGGGGATATAATCGCTGCATGTGGAAACAGCGGAAGATCACCCTATCCGCACCTTCACTTTCAGTTCCAGATTGATGACACCATCGGAGGACACACGCACAAGTTCCCGTTCGCATTTTATCTCGAAAAAAGTGAAGGGGAGCTGGCTCTGAAATCATTCGATTATCCGAAGGTTAATTCCATGGTTCAGAATCTGGAAAAGCACAAAACCCTCGCAAAAGCCTTTGATTTCAGATTTGGTGAAACTTTTAAATTTGAATTTCACCATAAAGGTGAGACAAAGGTTGAGGAATGGAAAATCGGGATTGACATCACCAGTACCAAATTTATTGAATCATCTGCCGGTGCGGTTGCTTATATTTACACATCGGGAAAAGTTTTCTATTTTAGCAGTTTCTCGGGTAACCGCGACTCTGCGCTCTACTGGTTCTATCTTGCTGCCATGCAGGCGCCGTTAAGTTATCACGAAGGATTGATCTGGGAAGATTCCTACAGCATTTCCGAACTCCCTGTCGGTTTTGTCCGCTTCCTTTCCGAGTTTTTTATCTTTTTTGGTACTTATATCCATTCCAAAGGAAATTTCAAATATCACAAAAATGAAGATGAAAAAGAGATGAGGCTAAAGGGTGAAATATCACTTGCGGGTAATTTCCTTTTTGCCTGGTTTAACCGTCATTACAAAACAGAGGTGGTGATTAATGATGACGGGCAGATCGAGTCTTTCAGTTTCGATCAGCAGGGGAAAGATATGATTTTTGTCAAAAGTATTATAAATGAGGATGAAGATAAATGA